The segment GTGAGTTCGAAGGATGCCAGCGTGATCGGCAGGTAGCCGGTGTTCTGGTGGCTCTTGGCCTGGATTTCCACGCTGGTCAGGTAGTTGAAGAAGTCGGCCACACCCTTGTACTCGGCGGCTTTCTTGCCCGACATCACCCACAGCGACGCACCACCAATCACGGTGTTCTGCGGCGTGCCTGCCACATCAGGGTAGTAGGGCAGCGGGGCGATGCCGAAATCGAACTTGGCGTTTTTCTTGATGCTGGCGTAGGTGGACGAGCTGGCCGTGGCCATGGCGCATTCACCCGAATAGAAAGGCGCATCGCCCTTGTTGCCGCGGCCGCGGTAGTGGAACAGGCCCTGCTTGGACATGTTGGCCAGGTTCTCGATGTGGCGCACGTGCAATGGGCTGTTGAAGGCCAGGCGGGCCGAGGTGCCACCGAAGCCATTGTTTTGCGTGGCGAACAGGGTGTTGTGCCAGGTGGAGAAGCTCTCCAGCTGCGTCCAGGTCTGCCAGCTGGTGGTGAAGGGGCAGCTCACGCCCGAGGCCTTGAGTTTGGCGGCGGCCAGCACCAGCTCCGGCCAGGTCTGCGGCGGCTTGTTGGGGTCCAGGCCGGCTTTGCGGAACATGTCCTTGTTGTAGTTCAGCACGGTGGTCGAGCTGTTGAGCGGGAAGCTCAGCATCTGTCCGCTGGGGGCCGTGTAGAAACCCACCACGGCGGGGATGTAGGCCTTGGGGTCGAATTTGTAGCCGGCATCGCTCAGTACCTTGCCGACGGGCACGATGGCGCCCTTGGCCGCCATCATGGTGGCCGTGCCCACTTCGAACACCTGCAGGATGTGCGGGGCATTGCCGGCGCGGAAGGCGGCGATGGACGCGGTCATCGATTCGTCATACGTGCCCTTGTAGGTGGGGACCACCTTGAATTCCTTCTGGCTGGCGTTGAAGCCGTTGGCCAGGTCGATGACCCAGTCGTTCAGGCCACCGGTCATGGAGTGCCACCACTGGATCTCGGTCTGGGCCTGGGCGGGGGCGAGCAGCAGGGCCGACAGGGCGGCGACGCTCAGTTTCATGGAAAGTTTCATGTGGGGCTCCTTGTGAACAAGCTCGCCAGCGTAGGCGGGGAATGTGACAAACACATTAAGCCCCGGTTACGGTCATCTTCGGATTCGGGGTTTCCATGATGCGGACAGGGGCCCGATGCGCTTGCCCGCGGGGCTTTGTTGCACTGCGGTAACATCTCGCCTCAGCCGGTTTCCCCGTTCTGGCTGAAATTTCGGATTTCCATGAACGCACCGACTCCGCTAGATCATTTTGTGGATGCAGCCGGCTCCGCGCCGCATGGCCATGAGCGCATCCGCGAAATTCCCTACAACTACACCTCGTTTTCCGACCGCGAGATCGTCATCCGCCTGCTGGGGCCCCGTGCCTGGGAGGTGCTGAACCAGCTGCGCGAGGAGCGCCGCACCGGCCGTTCTGCCCGCATGCTCTACGAGGTGCTGGGTGACATCTGGGTGGTGCAGCGCAATCCCTACCTGCAGGACGACCTGCTGGACAACCCCAAGCGCCGCCAGTTGCTGGTGGAAGCCCTGCACCACCGCCTGGGCGAGGTGCAGAAGCGCCGCACCCCGCAGGCTGACCCGCAGCGCGATGCGCTGGTGGGCGAACTGCTGGAGGCCGCCCGCCGCGCGGTGGAGGTTTTCGACGCTTCCTTTCAGGAAATCGCTGCCCTGCGCCGCAAGGCCCAGCGCACGCTCAGCCGCCTGACCGCCAAGGACAACGTCAAGTTCGACGGCCTGTCGCGCGTCTCGCATGTGACCGACGCCACCGACTGGCGCGTCGAATACCCCTTTGTGGTGCTGACTCCCGACAGCGAGGCCGAGATGGCGCGCCTGGTCAGGGGCTGCATCGAGCTGGGCCTGACCATCATCCCGCGCGGGGGCGGTACCGGCTACACCGGTGGCGCCATTCCGCTGAGCTGGAAGAGCGCGGTGATCAACACCGAGAAGCTCGAGGCCATGACCGAGGTCGAGATGCTGCAGCTGCCCGGCCTGGACCGGGCCGTGCCCACCATCTGGACCGAGGCTGGCGTGGTGACCCAGCGCGTGGCCGATGCGGCCGAGCGTGCCGGTTTTGTGTTTGCCGTCGACCCGACTTCGGCGGAAGCTTCCTGCGTGGGCGGCAACATCGCCATGAACGCGGGCGGCAAGAAGGCCGTGCTCTGGGGCACGGCGCTGGACAACCTGGCCAGCTGGCGCATGGTCACGCCCGATGCGGGCTGGCTGGAAGTCACGAGGGTGGGCCACAACCTGGGCAAGATCCACGACGCCGACGTGGCCAGTTTCGAACTCAAGTACTTCGAGGCCGACGGCAAGAAGCTGGTGCGTACCGAGCGCCTGGACATCCCGGGCCCGAGCTTCCGCAAGGAAGGCCTGGGCAAGGACGTGACGGACAAGTTCCTCTCCGGCCTGCCCGGCGTGCAGAAGGAGGGCTGTGACGGCCTGATCACCAGCGCGCGCTGGGTGGTGCACCGCATGCCGGCGCACACCCGCACGGTCTGCCTGGAGTTCTTCGGCCACGCGCGCGAAGCGGTGCCCAGCATCGTCGAGATCAAGGACTTCATGTTTGCCGAGCAGAAGCGCAGTGGTGTGCTGCTCGCCGGCCTGGAACACCTGGACGACCGTTACCTCAAGGCCGTGGGTTACGCCACCAAGAGCAAGCGCGGTGGCCTGCCCAAGATGGTGCTGATCGGCGACATCGTGGGCGACGACACCGACGCCGTGGCGCGTGCCACCAGCGAGGTGGTGCGCATCGCCAATTCGCGCAGCGGCGAGGGGTTCGTCGCCATCAGCCCCGAGGCGCGCAAGAAATTCTGGCTGGACCGCAAGCGCACGGCCGCCATCAGCAAGCACACCAACGCCTTCAAGATCAACGAGGACGTGGTGATCCCGCTGCCGCGCATGGCCGAGTACACCGACGGCATCGAGCGCATCAACATCGAGCTCTCGCTGCGCAACAAGATCAAGTTGGCCGACGAGCTGGAGTTTTTCTTCGGCGAGGGCAGCCTCACTCATCTGCTGGCCATCGGCAAGCCGGACGATGCCAACGAGGCGCCGTCCGCCGAACTGATGGAAGAGCGCGTGACCCAGGCCCGCGAGCTGGTGCGCACGGTGCGGACCCAGTGGCAGGACTGGCTGGACCGGGTGGACGAGTTGTTTCCCCAGTTGCAGGACCACAGTCTGCGTGCCAGCTGGAAGGCCCAGATCCGCACGCCGCTGCAGGACATCTTCACCGGCCGTGCCTTCGAGCCGATGCTGGCCGAATGCAACGCCATCCAGCAGCGCGTGCTCAAGGGCCGGGTCTGGGTGGCGCTGCACATGCATGCCGGCGACGGCAATGTGCACACCAACATCCCCGTCAACAGCGACGACTACGAAATGCTGCAGGCCGCGCACGGCGCAGTCAAGCGCATCATGGCGCTGGCGCGTTCGCTGGACGGCGTGATCTCGGGCGAGCACGGCATCGGCATCACCAAGCTGGAATTCCTCAGCGACGCCGAGTTGCAGCCCTTTGCCGATTACAAGCAGCGTATCGACCCCGAGGGCCGCTTCAACCGCGGCAAGCTGCTGCGCGAAAGTGCCCTGCCGGCTGACCTGAAGTCCTCCGATCTGAGCCAGGCCTACACGCCCAGCTTCGGCCTGATGGGCCACGAGTCGCTGATCATGCAGCAGAGCGATATCGGCGCCATCGCCGACAGCGTCAAGGACTGCCTGCGCTGCGGCAAGTGCAAGCCGGTCTGTTCCACCCACGTGCCGCGTGCCAACCTGCTGTACAGCCCGCGCAACAAGATCCTGGCGACCTCGCTGCTGGTCGAGGCCTTCCTGTACGAGGAACAGACCCGGCGCGGCATCTCGATCCGTCACTGGCAGGAGTTCGAGGACGTGGCCGACCATTGCACGGTCTGCCACAAATGCCTTTCGCCCTGCCCGGTGAAGATCGATTTCGGCGACGTGTCGATGAACATGCGCAACCTCTTGCGCAAGATGGGCCAGAAGTCTTTCCGCCCCGGCAATGCGGCGGCCATGTTCTTCCTCAACGCCACCAACCCCGAGACCATCAAGTTCATGCGCTCGGCCATGGTGGACGTGGGTTTCAAGGCCCAGCGCCTGGCCAACCAGCTGCTGCGTGTGGTGGCCAGGAAGCAGACCGCCCGACCGCCGGCCACGGTGGGCACGGCGCCGATCAAGGAACAGGTCATCCACTTCATCAACAAGAAGATGCCCGGCGGCCTGCCCAAGAAGACGGCGCGCGCCCTGCTGGACATCGAGGACGCCGATTACGTCCCCATCATCCGCGACCCGCAGGCCACCACCTCCGAGACCGAGGCGGTGTTTTATTTCCCGGGCTGCGGTTCGGAGCGCCTGTTCAGCCAGGTGGGCCTGGCCACCCAGGCCATGCTCTGGCACGCGGGCGTGCAGACCGTGCTGCCGCCGGGTTATCTGTGCTGCGGTTACCCCCAGCGCGGCAGCGGCCAGTTCGACAAGGCCGAGAAGATGATCACCGACAACCGGGTGCTCTTCCACCGCGTGGCCAACACGCTGAACTACCTGGACATCAAGACCGTGGTGGTGAGCTGCGGCACCTGCTACGACCAGCTGCAGGGCTACAAGTTCGAGGAGATCTTCCCGGGCTGCCGCATCATCGACATCCACGAGTTCCTGCTGGAAAAGGGCATCAAGCTCAGCGGCGCCCAGGGCGGCTACCTCTACCACGAGCCCTGCCACAACCCGATGAAGCAGGGCGATTCGATGAAGACGGTGCGCACGCTGCTGGCCGGGGACTCGCAGGACAACGTGCTCAAGAGCGACCGCTGCTGCGGCGAATCCGGCACCCTGGGCGTGACCCGGCCCGATGTCTCCACCCAGGTGCGCTTTCGCAAGGAAGAGGAAATCCGCAAGGGCGAGACCGATTTGCGCGAAGCCGGCCTGGTGGGGGCGAAGGACAACGTCAAGATCCTGACCAGCTGCCCCAGCTGCCTGCAGGGCTTGAACCGCTATGGCAACGATCTGCAGAACGGCCTGCTGGAGGCTGACTACATCGTGGTCGAGATGGCGCGCCAGATCCTGGGCGAGGACTGGATGCCCCAGTACGTGGCCTCGGCCAATGCCGGCGGCATCGAGCGTGTGCTGGTATGACCCTGCTGGCGGCGGTGCCGCCGGTCTGGGGATAATCCGCAGATAACCAACGAGGTGACTCCCATGGCAGGTTTGCAGTCCGGCGCCCCGACGCCGCAGGATCTCACGGTGCACAGCAAGTCGCGTGTGCTGGAAATTGCCTTCTCCGACGGCAAGACCTTTCGCATTCCCTTCGAGCTGATGCGCGTGTATTCGCCCTCGGCCGAGGTGCAGGGCCACGGCCCCGGCCAGGAAACCTTGCAGACCGGCAAGCGCAATGTCGAATTGGCGGGGCTGGAACCGGTGGGCAATTACGCTGTCCAGCCGACCTTCTCCGACGGCCACGAAAGCGGCATCTTTTCCTGGGACTACCTGTATTTCCTGGGTTCCCAGCAGGACCAGCTCTGGGCCGACTACGAGGCCCGCCTGAAGGCCGCCGGCGTGGACCGCGACGCGCCCATGCCCGAGAAAGCCGGTCACGCCTGCGGCAGCCACTGACCATGAGCCAGACCCATTTCGGATTCGAAACGGTCGCCGAGACCGAGAAAGCCCGCCGCGTGCGGGCTGTGTTCGATTCGGTGGCGTCCAAATACGACGTCATGAACGACCTCATGTCTGCCGGACTGCACCGGGTCTGGAAGGCCTACACCGTCACGGTCGCGAACCTGAAGGAGGGTGATCGGGCGCTGGACATCGCCGGCGGCACCGGCGACCTGGCCCTGGCCTTTGCCAAAAAGGTCGGCAAGACCGGGCAGGTCGTGCACACCGACATCAACGAAGCCATGCTGCGCGTGGGCCGCGACCGCCTGCTCGACGCCGGTGTGGTCCTGCCCACCGTGGTCTGCGATGCCGAGAAGCTGCCCTTCCCGGACCGCCATTTCGACCTGGTCAGCGTGGCCTTCGGCCTGCGCAACATGACCCACAAGGACGTGGCCCTGGCCGAGATGTGCCGGGTGCTCAAGCCCGGCGGCAAGCTGCTGGTGCTGGAATTCTCGAAAGTGGCGCCGCCCCTGGCCAAGGCCTACGACTGGTATTCCTTCAAGATCCTGCCCCAACTCGGCAAGCTGGTGACCGGCGACGCCGACAGCTACCGCTACCTGGCCGAGTCCATCCGCATGCATCCGGGCCAGGAGGAACTCAAGGCCATGATGAAAAAAGCCGGATTCGGGCATGTGGATTTTCACAACATGAGTGGCGGTGTGGTGGCACTTCATGTTGGAATCAAGTGCTGACGTGACGGATTTGCGTTAATTTCGGAAGCGTTGGTACGTACGGTATTCCTTTGGAGCAAGCATGAAATTCTGGTCTTTGGCACTCTCCCTGGTTCTGGCACTCGGCGCCATGGACGTCGAGGCCAAGCGCCTCGGCGGCGGCAAATCGATAGGCAAGCAGTCGAGCAATGTGACGCAGCGCGAAGCTGCGCCTGCCGCCCCGGCACAGAATGTGGCGGCCGCCAAACCCGC is part of the Rhodoferax sp. BAB1 genome and harbors:
- the ugpB gene encoding sn-glycerol-3-phosphate ABC transporter substrate-binding protein UgpB yields the protein MKLSMKLSVAALSALLLAPAQAQTEIQWWHSMTGGLNDWVIDLANGFNASQKEFKVVPTYKGTYDESMTASIAAFRAGNAPHILQVFEVGTATMMAAKGAIVPVGKVLSDAGYKFDPKAYIPAVVGFYTAPSGQMLSFPLNSSTTVLNYNKDMFRKAGLDPNKPPQTWPELVLAAAKLKASGVSCPFTTSWQTWTQLESFSTWHNTLFATQNNGFGGTSARLAFNSPLHVRHIENLANMSKQGLFHYRGRGNKGDAPFYSGECAMATASSSTYASIKKNAKFDFGIAPLPYYPDVAGTPQNTVIGGASLWVMSGKKAAEYKGVADFFNYLTSVEIQAKSHQNTGYLPITLASFELTEKSGFYKQNPGTDTAVNQMIRKTTDKSRGIRLGNFVQIRAIMEEELEQVWAGKKSAKEALDTAVKRGNEQLERFEKANKG
- a CDS encoding DUF3683 domain-containing protein, with translation MNAPTPLDHFVDAAGSAPHGHERIREIPYNYTSFSDREIVIRLLGPRAWEVLNQLREERRTGRSARMLYEVLGDIWVVQRNPYLQDDLLDNPKRRQLLVEALHHRLGEVQKRRTPQADPQRDALVGELLEAARRAVEVFDASFQEIAALRRKAQRTLSRLTAKDNVKFDGLSRVSHVTDATDWRVEYPFVVLTPDSEAEMARLVRGCIELGLTIIPRGGGTGYTGGAIPLSWKSAVINTEKLEAMTEVEMLQLPGLDRAVPTIWTEAGVVTQRVADAAERAGFVFAVDPTSAEASCVGGNIAMNAGGKKAVLWGTALDNLASWRMVTPDAGWLEVTRVGHNLGKIHDADVASFELKYFEADGKKLVRTERLDIPGPSFRKEGLGKDVTDKFLSGLPGVQKEGCDGLITSARWVVHRMPAHTRTVCLEFFGHAREAVPSIVEIKDFMFAEQKRSGVLLAGLEHLDDRYLKAVGYATKSKRGGLPKMVLIGDIVGDDTDAVARATSEVVRIANSRSGEGFVAISPEARKKFWLDRKRTAAISKHTNAFKINEDVVIPLPRMAEYTDGIERINIELSLRNKIKLADELEFFFGEGSLTHLLAIGKPDDANEAPSAELMEERVTQARELVRTVRTQWQDWLDRVDELFPQLQDHSLRASWKAQIRTPLQDIFTGRAFEPMLAECNAIQQRVLKGRVWVALHMHAGDGNVHTNIPVNSDDYEMLQAAHGAVKRIMALARSLDGVISGEHGIGITKLEFLSDAELQPFADYKQRIDPEGRFNRGKLLRESALPADLKSSDLSQAYTPSFGLMGHESLIMQQSDIGAIADSVKDCLRCGKCKPVCSTHVPRANLLYSPRNKILATSLLVEAFLYEEQTRRGISIRHWQEFEDVADHCTVCHKCLSPCPVKIDFGDVSMNMRNLLRKMGQKSFRPGNAAAMFFLNATNPETIKFMRSAMVDVGFKAQRLANQLLRVVARKQTARPPATVGTAPIKEQVIHFINKKMPGGLPKKTARALLDIEDADYVPIIRDPQATTSETEAVFYFPGCGSERLFSQVGLATQAMLWHAGVQTVLPPGYLCCGYPQRGSGQFDKAEKMITDNRVLFHRVANTLNYLDIKTVVVSCGTCYDQLQGYKFEEIFPGCRIIDIHEFLLEKGIKLSGAQGGYLYHEPCHNPMKQGDSMKTVRTLLAGDSQDNVLKSDRCCGESGTLGVTRPDVSTQVRFRKEEEIRKGETDLREAGLVGAKDNVKILTSCPSCLQGLNRYGNDLQNGLLEADYIVVEMARQILGEDWMPQYVASANAGGIERVLV
- a CDS encoding gamma-butyrobetaine hydroxylase-like domain-containing protein; the protein is MAGLQSGAPTPQDLTVHSKSRVLEIAFSDGKTFRIPFELMRVYSPSAEVQGHGPGQETLQTGKRNVELAGLEPVGNYAVQPTFSDGHESGIFSWDYLYFLGSQQDQLWADYEARLKAAGVDRDAPMPEKAGHACGSH
- the ubiE gene encoding bifunctional demethylmenaquinone methyltransferase/2-methoxy-6-polyprenyl-1,4-benzoquinol methylase UbiE, producing MSQTHFGFETVAETEKARRVRAVFDSVASKYDVMNDLMSAGLHRVWKAYTVTVANLKEGDRALDIAGGTGDLALAFAKKVGKTGQVVHTDINEAMLRVGRDRLLDAGVVLPTVVCDAEKLPFPDRHFDLVSVAFGLRNMTHKDVALAEMCRVLKPGGKLLVLEFSKVAPPLAKAYDWYSFKILPQLGKLVTGDADSYRYLAESIRMHPGQEELKAMMKKAGFGHVDFHNMSGGVVALHVGIKC